The following coding sequences are from one Gossypium hirsutum isolate 1008001.06 chromosome A12, Gossypium_hirsutum_v2.1, whole genome shotgun sequence window:
- the LOC107951260 gene encoding uncharacterized protein, with the protein MSSSPSPRRSRSSNGEEERPRFFDSKAKSKCWANAETVPGRHPERWRKDAAGNIVCKRFCNCQGCLCFEYDHIVPFSKGGESTAENCQILQTRVNRFKSNKEDLDTTRLKGYSCEVQFTEKELDIIEMAVYGDVIRPGNQCRCRTIAEMLGQYKSKDNLAACKLPLDKESI; encoded by the exons ATGAGTTCTTCGCCTTCGCCTCGTCGTTCTCGCAGTAGCAATGGCGAGGAAGAGAGGCCAAGATTCTTCGATTCAAAGGCAAAGAGCAAGTGCTGGGCCAATGCTGAAACTGTTCCCGGTCGTCACCCCGAGCGATGGCGCAAAGACGCTGCCGGTAACATCGTCTGCAAGCGTTTCTGTAACTGCCAAGGTTGCCTCTGTTTCGAGTACGACCACATCGTTCCTTTCTCCAAAG GTGGAGAATCCACGGCTGAAAATTGTCAAATCCTTCAGACTAGGGTGAATAGGTTTAAATCAAACAAAGAAGATCTGGATACTACCAGATTGAAAGGTTATTCTTGTGAGGTCCAGTTTACCG AGAAGGAGCTTGACATTATTGAAATGGCTGTTTATGGGGATGTAATCCGGCCTGGGAATCAGTGTCGTTGCAGAACTATTGCTGAAATGCTTGGACAGTACAAGTCGAAAGACAACTTGGCTGCATGCAAATTGCCCCTTGATAAAGAATCTATATAG
- the LOC107951259 gene encoding eukaryotic translation initiation factor 5A: MSDEEHHFESKADAGASKTFPQQAGTIRKNGYIVIKNRPCKVVEVSTSKTGKHGHAKCHFVGIDIFTGKKLEDIVPSSHNCDVPHVNRTDYQLIDISEDGFVSLLTESGDTKDDLRLPTDDNLLKQIKEGFAEGKDLVVSVMSAMGEEQICALKDIGPK; encoded by the exons ATGTCGGACGAGGAGCACCATTTCGAATCCAAGGCCGACGCCGGCGCCTCTAAAACCTTTCCTCAGCAGGCCGGTACTATCCGCAAGAACGGCTATATCGTCATAAAAAACCGCCCATGCAAG GTTGTTGAAGTTTCCACCTCCAAGACTGGGAAGCATGGTCATGCTAAGTGTCACTTTGTCGGAATCGACATCTTCACTGGCAAGAAACTGGAAGATATTGTTCCATCTTCCCACAACTGTGAT GTTCCACATGTCAATCGTACTGATTACCAGTTGATTGACATTTCTGAGGACGGATTT GTGAGTTTGCTGACTGAAAGTGGAGACACCAAGGATGATTTGAGGCTTCCAACTGATGACAACTTGTTGAAACAG ATAAAGGAAGGTTTTGCTGAGGGGAAAGACCTAGTTGTGTCTGTAATGTCGGCAATGGGTGAAGAACAGATCTGTGCTCTCAAGGACATTGGTCCAAAGTAG